From Corvus cornix cornix isolate S_Up_H32 chromosome 15, ASM73873v5, whole genome shotgun sequence, one genomic window encodes:
- the UPB1 gene encoding beta-ureidopropionase, which translates to MEGALESLESCLERHIPPGELAEVKRILYGGEARKLDLPTAALSAAQERDFELQGYGFEAAPEQLRRPRIVRVGLIQNKLPLPTDTAVAVQVAALHRRIEEMVGVASMCGVNIVCFQEAWTMPFAFCTREKLPWTEFAESAEDGPTTKFCQELAKKYNMVVVSPILERDELHGGILWNTAVVISNSGVLLGKSRKNHIPRVGDFNESTYYMEGNTGHPVFQTQFGTIAVNICYGRHHPLNWLMYSINGAEIIFNPSATIGTLSEALWPIEARNAAIANHCFTCPINRVGTEYYKNAFTSGDGGKAHHELGHFYGSSYVAAPDGSRTPGLSRTQDGLLVVEMDLNLCRQVGDKWNFKMTGRYEMYAEKLAEAIQPYFIPNIIKE; encoded by the exons ATGGAGGGAGCCCTGGAGTCGCTGGAGTCGTGCCTGGAGCGGCACATCCCGCCCGGGGAACTCGCCGAGGTGAAGCGGATCCTCTATGGGGGCGAGGCCAG AAAACTTGATTTGCCAACTGCTGCACTGTCAGCAGCTCAGGAAAGAGATTTTGAACTACAGGGCTATGGATTTGAAGCCGCTCCGGAGCAATTGAGAAGGCCACGAATTGTTCGAGTGGGACTGATACAAAATAAACTCCCTCTTCCCACAGACACAGCAGTGGCAGTCCAG gtggctgctctgcacagacGCATTGAGGAGATGGTGGGAGTGGCTTCAATGTGTGGGGTCAACATTGTGTGTTTCCAGGAGGCTTGGA CCATGCCCTTTGCTTTTTGTACAAGAGAGAAACTTCCTTGGACTGAATTTGCTGAGTCAGCAGAGGATGGGCCAACAACAAAGTTCTGTCAAGAG CTTGCAAAGAAATACAATATGGTTGTGGTGTCTCCAATCCTGGAGCGAGATGAACTGCATGGTGGAATTCTGTGGAATACTGCAGTGGTCATTTCTAATTCTGGAGTTCTCCTTGGCAAAAGTAGGAAAAATCACATTCCAAGGGTTGGAGATTTCAATGAG tCTACTTACTATATGGAAGGAAATACAGGACACCCAGTGTTTCAGACACAGTTTGGGACAATTGCTGTGAATATCTGCTATGGGCGCCACCACCCTCTGAACTGGCTCATGTATAGCATTAATGGAGCAGAGATCATCTTTAACCCTTCAGCCACTATTGGGACACTCAG CGAGGCACTGTGGCCAATTGAAGCCAGAAATGCTGCCATAGCCAATCACTGCTTCACGTGTCCCATCAACAGAGTAGGAACG GAATACTACAAAAACGCCTTTACTTCTGGAGATGGTGGAAAAG CACACCATGAGTTGGGCCATTTCTATGGCTCGAGTTACGTAGCTGCACCAGATGGCAGCAGGACCCCAGGACTCTCTCGCACTCAAGATGGGCTGCTGGTGGTAGAGATGGATCTAAACCTCTGCAGGCAAGTTGGTGACAAGTGGAATTTTAAG atgACTGGTAGATATGAAATGTATGCAGAAAAGCTTGCTGAAGCAATCCAGCCTTACTTTATACCCAATATCATCAAAGAGTAA